The following proteins come from a genomic window of Nostoc sp. ATCC 53789:
- a CDS encoding CHASE2 domain-containing protein: MWRRFQTFIQHTRSVLIITPTVALTVIVGQSLGFFNLPEWKIRDEWVRQRCQRPATPTQETIADEIVVVTIDERDIQSVRKWPIPDWALAKLLEKIRAQQPRAIGLDLYRDLPEGSGHEELVKIFRSTPNLIGVEKITGERVNPAPELKKLNQVGLADLVLDGDRFVRRALLTAVDAKEQNTLKAGLATLVALKYLEAEKITLESIDPKQQKFQLGKAIYLPLDNQEAGYSDADLGGYQILLNWHGSEAAFRTVSMRDVLAGKIPANLMRDRMVFIGSAAASTNDFFNTPFSSSWISAQKTMPGVVVHANIAHQLVQGAKTGKTNLYGFSGGAVSLWIIFWSAIGSSGSWFLSSRRMRIPGGKILWATIGICGLFVGGGYGMFLHGILIPVTPALAAFISSVIATTNAYKQRRLEEANQQLEIANAQLLDYSKTLEFKVEERTHELLEAKQAADAANEAKSEFLANMSHELRTPLNGILGFAQVLEVSPNMTEKNLEGVSIIYQCGTHLLMLINDILDLSKIEARKLELVTTNVHLHTFLHGVTEICSIRAKQKGISFNILISDRLPVAIEVDEKRLRQVLINLLGNAIKFTDTGSVTFKVDVMSHSSLVIDQELKPMTNDNGQMTHQKIRFQIEDTGIGMSPDQLEKIFLAFEQVGEAGRKSEGTGLGLAISQRIAALMGSQIQVQSHLGEGSLFWLDLIVPVPVSHDWQIEAISTTSVAAALTHQKITGIRGTAPQILIVDDDTNHCSMLISLLQEIGCRTLEASDGKYALQMVTEHHPDVILLDLAMPNMDGFELMVHLQENPQTRFIPIIVSSASVFEENRQRSFQAGATAFLPKPLQIDELFNALKSLLKVEWIYDQSIPQKSFYQSEQKADAELVLPSPDVLQQLYHLAMMGDIPAIEEIIKELTKQDSQLTPFVHELSKFTANFQTGKIRKFLKSFVTTESRQ; this comes from the coding sequence ATGTGGCGTAGATTCCAAACCTTTATCCAACATACTCGTAGTGTTTTGATTATTACTCCCACTGTTGCCCTGACTGTCATTGTCGGGCAATCGTTGGGATTTTTCAATTTGCCTGAATGGAAAATTCGTGATGAATGGGTTCGTCAGCGATGCCAACGGCCGGCTACGCCAACGCAAGAGACGATAGCGGATGAGATTGTGGTTGTCACAATCGATGAACGCGATATTCAATCGGTGCGTAAATGGCCAATTCCAGATTGGGCATTAGCAAAATTACTAGAAAAAATTCGGGCGCAGCAACCCAGAGCCATCGGACTGGATCTCTATCGAGATTTACCAGAGGGAAGCGGACATGAAGAACTTGTAAAAATCTTTCGTAGCACTCCTAATTTAATCGGTGTTGAGAAAATCACCGGGGAGCGCGTCAATCCAGCACCAGAGTTGAAAAAACTTAATCAAGTAGGGTTAGCAGATTTAGTGTTGGATGGCGATCGCTTTGTCCGTCGCGCCCTCCTGACGGCAGTTGATGCCAAAGAGCAAAACACGCTCAAAGCTGGGCTAGCAACTCTTGTAGCCCTCAAGTACCTAGAAGCTGAAAAAATTACCTTAGAAAGCATTGACCCCAAGCAGCAAAAGTTTCAGTTGGGTAAAGCAATTTACCTACCACTAGACAATCAAGAAGCAGGCTACTCTGATGCTGATTTAGGCGGCTATCAAATTCTGCTCAATTGGCATGGTTCAGAAGCGGCATTTCGGACAGTTTCCATGCGCGATGTCTTAGCAGGGAAAATTCCAGCCAACCTAATGCGCGATCGTATGGTGTTTATTGGATCAGCCGCCGCTAGTACCAATGACTTCTTCAACACACCCTTCAGTTCCTCCTGGATCTCTGCCCAAAAAACCATGCCTGGGGTTGTTGTCCATGCCAATATTGCCCATCAACTGGTGCAAGGGGCAAAAACAGGGAAGACAAACCTGTACGGCTTTTCTGGCGGGGCTGTGTCGCTCTGGATTATTTTTTGGTCTGCGATCGGCTCTAGTGGTAGTTGGTTCTTATCCAGTCGCAGGATGCGGATTCCTGGTGGCAAAATTCTCTGGGCAACTATAGGCATCTGTGGACTGTTTGTGGGGGGTGGCTATGGGATGTTTTTACATGGCATTCTGATTCCAGTTACACCTGCTTTAGCCGCATTCATAAGCAGTGTAATTGCAACAACAAATGCCTATAAACAGAGGCGTTTAGAAGAAGCAAATCAGCAACTAGAAATTGCCAATGCTCAACTATTAGATTATTCCAAAACTCTGGAGTTCAAAGTTGAAGAGCGAACTCATGAACTGCTTGAGGCCAAGCAAGCTGCTGATGCTGCTAACGAAGCAAAGAGCGAGTTTTTGGCAAATATGAGCCACGAACTACGCACACCGCTTAATGGCATCCTTGGTTTTGCTCAGGTGCTAGAAGTATCGCCAAACATGACAGAGAAAAATCTGGAAGGTGTCAGCATTATCTATCAATGTGGGACACACCTGCTGATGCTAATCAATGATATTCTCGACCTTTCAAAAATTGAAGCTCGTAAATTAGAATTGGTTACGACTAATGTACATCTGCACACTTTTTTACATGGTGTCACCGAGATTTGCAGTATCCGAGCAAAGCAGAAAGGGATTTCATTTAATATTTTAATCAGCGATCGCCTACCAGTTGCCATTGAAGTGGATGAAAAGCGACTAAGGCAAGTTTTGATCAACTTACTAGGTAATGCTATCAAATTCACAGACACCGGTAGCGTCACCTTTAAAGTAGATGTCATGAGTCATTCGTCATTGGTCATTGATCAAGAGTTGAAACCAATGACAAATGACAATGGACAAATGACACATCAGAAGATTCGCTTCCAGATTGAAGATACAGGTATTGGGATGTCACCAGACCAATTAGAGAAAATCTTTTTGGCTTTTGAGCAAGTAGGTGAAGCAGGGCGGAAATCTGAAGGTACTGGCTTGGGATTAGCAATCAGTCAAAGAATTGCGGCATTGATGGGCAGCCAAATTCAAGTACAGAGTCATCTGGGTGAAGGTAGTCTCTTTTGGCTAGATTTAATCGTACCAGTACCAGTTTCCCATGACTGGCAAATAGAAGCGATATCTACGACGAGCGTAGCAGCAGCTCTAACCCATCAAAAAATCACTGGGATTAGGGGTACTGCACCTCAAATTCTCATTGTCGATGATGATACTAACCACTGTTCTATGTTGATCAGTTTGCTCCAAGAAATTGGCTGTCGAACCTTGGAAGCAAGTGATGGCAAATATGCACTACAGATGGTAACTGAACATCACCCAGATGTGATTCTCCTTGATTTAGCTATGCCTAACATGGATGGCTTTGAGCTAATGGTTCATTTACAAGAAAATCCACAAACTCGTTTTATTCCAATTATTGTCTCTAGTGCCAGTGTCTTCGAGGAAAATCGGCAACGAAGTTTTCAGGCAGGGGCCACAGCATTCTTGCCGAAACCTCTGCAAATTGATGAACTATTTAATGCACTGAAATCGCTGCTAAAAGTGGAGTGGATTTACGATCAATCCATACCTCAAAAGTCATTTTACCAGTCTGAGCAGAAAGCTGATGCTGAATTGGTTCTGCCATCACCAGATGTTTTGCAACAACTTTATCATCTGGCAATGATGGGAGATATTCCAGCAATTGAGGAAATCATAAAAGAGTTAACTAAGCAAGATAGTCAGCTAACTCCTTTCGTACATGAGTTGAGCAAATTTACTGCCAACTTCCAAACCGGAAAAATCCGTAAATTCCTTAAATCTTTTGTAACCACTGAGTCACGTCAATGA
- a CDS encoding DUF928 domain-containing protein produces the protein MKRRYLASTLSVIALFTSTTLNSANAVTFTPPINNGAPNQATGGASRGNFFIPASSKSAPSQATGGASRGSLFTPSAGKSAPRQATGGASRGNLFTPSVGKSAPRQATGGASRGDLFTPNAGKGTPRQATGGASRGELFTPSAEKNAPQQASGGASRVGTYYLNPSTVGAAGPAALIALLPQSFYGTTVSERPTILVYIPASNAEEAVFSLKDEAGNTQYQMTIPVALKAGVVAVKLPAEAPALAVGKNYHWFLAVKLDGQLGPNTPYVDGWIQRIKPNAELTTAMEQKDALKRAAAFGKHGVWYDCVETLAALHSTQPSNVTLNKQWEELLSSVSLKEIVTAPLLVSTK, from the coding sequence ATGAAACGTCGATATTTAGCTAGTACATTAAGCGTCATCGCTCTATTCACCAGTACTACATTGAATAGTGCCAATGCTGTTACATTTACCCCACCAATCAACAATGGCGCTCCCAACCAAGCAACCGGAGGAGCTTCCCGTGGTAATTTCTTTATCCCTGCTTCTAGCAAAAGCGCTCCCAGCCAAGCAACTGGAGGAGCTTCCCGTGGTAGTCTTTTTACACCCAGTGCCGGCAAAAGCGCTCCTAGACAAGCAACTGGAGGAGCTTCTAGAGGTAATCTGTTTACACCCAGTGTCGGCAAAAGCGCTCCCAGACAAGCAACTGGAGGAGCTTCCAGAGGCGACCTCTTTACACCTAACGCTGGTAAAGGCACTCCCAGGCAAGCAACCGGAGGAGCTTCTAGAGGCGAACTCTTTACACCTAGCGCAGAGAAAAACGCTCCTCAACAGGCAAGTGGAGGAGCTTCTCGGGTTGGTACTTACTACTTAAATCCTTCAACTGTAGGTGCAGCAGGTCCAGCAGCCCTAATTGCACTCCTACCCCAAAGCTTCTATGGCACAACAGTGTCTGAACGTCCCACAATTCTGGTATATATTCCTGCTTCTAATGCAGAAGAAGCTGTGTTTAGCCTCAAGGATGAAGCTGGCAATACACAGTATCAAATGACCATTCCTGTTGCTCTCAAAGCTGGGGTAGTTGCTGTCAAATTACCAGCAGAAGCACCCGCTTTAGCAGTTGGAAAAAACTACCATTGGTTTCTAGCTGTCAAACTTGATGGACAGCTCGGCCCAAATACGCCTTATGTCGATGGTTGGATTCAGCGCATCAAGCCGAATGCTGAACTGACAACAGCAATGGAGCAAAAAGATGCTCTGAAGCGAGCGGCGGCTTTTGGTAAACATGGCGTTTGGTATGACTGCGTAGAAACACTTGCAGCCCTACATAGCACTCAACCGAGCAATGTAACTCTTAACAAGCAATGGGAAGAACTACTCTCCTCAGTTAGCTTGAAGGAGATTGTCACAGCTCCTTTATTAGTATCTACGAAGTAA
- a CDS encoding CHAT domain-containing protein — protein MAFPIKERRWLYIGLSILSLCLAVTITPVKASVQVSAKSTLNTPASTNQIEQGRNLYRSGHFAEAVMIWQTAAQGYHTQGDRLNEALSLSYLSLAQQELNQWKAAEESIEQSLKLLQTSIPSADAILWAQALNTKANLQLHNGKAETALESWQQAQKYYDLAGDKMGSLGSQINQAQALQSLGFYRRSKQQLEELNQKLGAMPDSEIKVSGLRSLGLALLMIGDSGKSQQVLEQSLAIARKIETTPQLSSILLSLGKTAADLKDPKAALDYFEQAEQVATNPGDRLQARLGHFKLFLDYDKPELATPLAPQLLKQLTELPPSHTSLYAAINFVASLNRQSNSSQIIPMKDLAQLMAVTVKSAQQIQDAQAEAYALHQWGKLYRRTQQLSQAQELTQKSLNIARQLQAEDIIAQSAWQVGQLYKEQGDRPEAITAYTEAVKALKSIRGDLVSVNPDVQFSFRESVEPVYRELVGLLLDQQPSQAELMEARDLIEALQVAELDNFFREACLDISQQIDQIDPNATVVYPIILPDRLAVILSKTGQPLRYYVTQKSQADIEQTLEKLLVALNPVSNSKERDRLSQEIYSWLIRPAEMDQAFKDTQTLVFVLDGRLRNIPISALYDGKQYLIEKYAVALSPGMQLMSARSLQANHINAIVGGISQPRNGFSALPAVELEVKQISKAVRSSMLLNQQFTSQALASRVKSSSADIVHLATHGQFSSRLEDTFLLTWDGEVNVKELSELLKNRGGESSKAIELLVLSACDTAAGDDRAVLGLAGLAVKSGARSTIATLWPVKDKAAEMLMTRFYEQLRQPKITKAEALRQAQINLIRQTDFRDPFFWSAFVLVGNWL, from the coding sequence ATGGCTTTCCCAATCAAAGAACGTCGTTGGCTATATATTGGTCTGAGTATTTTGAGCTTGTGTTTGGCAGTTACTATTACTCCTGTTAAAGCATCTGTGCAAGTATCAGCAAAATCTACTCTGAATACCCCAGCATCTACTAACCAGATAGAACAGGGACGAAACCTCTACCGTTCAGGACACTTTGCAGAAGCCGTAATGATTTGGCAAACGGCAGCACAAGGCTACCATACTCAAGGCGATCGCCTTAACGAAGCTCTAAGCTTAAGTTACCTTTCACTGGCACAACAAGAACTTAACCAATGGAAAGCAGCCGAAGAGTCTATTGAGCAAAGCTTAAAACTCTTACAAACCTCTATTCCCTCTGCTGATGCGATTCTCTGGGCACAGGCACTCAATACCAAAGCAAATTTGCAATTGCACAATGGCAAAGCCGAAACTGCTCTCGAAAGTTGGCAACAAGCTCAAAAATATTATGATCTAGCAGGCGATAAAATGGGCAGCTTGGGTAGTCAAATTAACCAGGCACAAGCTTTACAAAGTTTGGGATTTTATCGCCGTTCTAAACAGCAGTTGGAGGAGCTAAATCAAAAGCTAGGAGCAATGCCAGATTCGGAAATTAAAGTTAGTGGGCTAAGATCGCTTGGTTTAGCTCTGTTGATGATTGGCGACTCTGGCAAGAGCCAACAGGTGTTAGAGCAAAGTTTAGCGATCGCTCGTAAAATTGAAACTACACCTCAGTTGAGTTCCATCCTACTAAGCTTAGGAAAAACCGCCGCAGACTTAAAAGATCCAAAGGCGGCATTAGATTACTTTGAACAAGCAGAACAGGTAGCGACAAATCCAGGCGATCGCTTACAGGCACGTTTAGGGCATTTTAAACTTTTCCTCGACTATGACAAGCCTGAATTGGCTACCCCACTCGCGCCTCAATTACTAAAACAACTCACAGAGCTGCCCCCGAGTCATACCTCTCTCTACGCGGCTATTAATTTTGTTGCCTCACTGAATCGGCAGTCAAATTCTAGCCAAATCATACCGATGAAAGACCTGGCGCAACTCATGGCAGTCACAGTCAAGTCTGCACAGCAGATCCAGGATGCTCAAGCAGAAGCTTATGCACTGCATCAGTGGGGAAAACTTTATCGTCGTACACAGCAGTTATCACAAGCGCAGGAGTTAACTCAGAAATCCCTCAACATTGCACGTCAACTCCAAGCTGAGGATATCATTGCTCAATCTGCATGGCAGGTGGGACAGTTGTATAAAGAACAGGGCGATCGCCCAGAAGCAATTACTGCTTATACTGAAGCAGTCAAAGCTTTAAAGTCAATCAGGGGAGATTTAGTTTCAGTCAACCCCGATGTTCAGTTCTCCTTCCGTGAAAGTGTGGAGCCTGTTTACCGAGAACTTGTAGGTTTACTCCTAGATCAGCAACCCAGTCAAGCAGAACTAATGGAAGCTCGTGACTTGATTGAGGCACTGCAAGTTGCAGAACTCGATAACTTTTTCCGGGAAGCTTGCTTAGATATATCTCAGCAGATTGACCAAATTGACCCCAATGCAACCGTTGTTTATCCGATTATCTTGCCAGATCGCCTAGCGGTAATCCTTTCCAAAACCGGACAACCGTTGCGTTACTATGTCACACAAAAATCTCAAGCCGACATCGAACAAACTCTAGAAAAATTATTAGTTGCCCTAAATCCTGTCTCCAACTCCAAAGAGCGCGATCGCTTGTCCCAAGAAATTTATAGTTGGTTAATTCGTCCTGCCGAAATGGATCAAGCTTTTAAAGATACCCAAACACTAGTATTTGTTTTGGATGGTCGATTACGTAATATTCCCATATCAGCTTTGTATGACGGGAAGCAATATCTGATCGAAAAGTATGCTGTTGCCCTCTCACCGGGAATGCAATTGATGAGTGCGCGATCGCTCCAAGCAAATCACATTAATGCGATCGTCGGTGGTATCAGCCAACCTCGTAATGGCTTCAGTGCTTTGCCTGCTGTAGAATTAGAAGTTAAGCAAATCTCGAAGGCAGTCCGATCTTCGATGTTGCTCAACCAGCAATTCACTAGTCAAGCCCTTGCCAGTCGCGTCAAATCTAGTAGCGCCGATATTGTCCATCTGGCAACCCACGGACAGTTTAGCTCCCGCCTTGAAGATACCTTCCTACTGACTTGGGATGGAGAAGTCAACGTTAAGGAATTGTCAGAACTTCTCAAAAATCGGGGTGGTGAATCATCAAAAGCAATTGAGTTGTTAGTACTGAGTGCCTGCGATACAGCAGCAGGTGACGATCGCGCCGTTCTTGGACTAGCAGGCTTGGCTGTAAAATCTGGTGCCCGCTCAACCATTGCCACTCTCTGGCCCGTCAAAGATAAAGCAGCCGAGATGCTGATGACGCGCTTCTATGAGCAATTGCGACAGCCCAAAATTACCAAAGCCGAAGCACTGCGACAAGCCCAAATCAACTTAATCCGTCAAACTGATTTCCGCGATCCTTTCTTTTGGTCTGCCTTTGTTTTGGTTGGTAACTGGCTGTAA